A window from Solanum stenotomum isolate F172 chromosome 5, ASM1918654v1, whole genome shotgun sequence encodes these proteins:
- the LOC125863859 gene encoding uncharacterized protein LOC125863859, which translates to MDFISGLPRTQRNHDAIWVIVDRLTKSAHFLAIRMDYSLERLAELYINEIVRLHGIYVSIVSDRDPSYQSSIGMPPYEASYGRKCRTPLCWSEVGERKLVGPEIVQQTEDKVKIIKDGLKISSVRQKLYADLKRRDIEYQVGDKILERVGPVAYKLALPPELDKIHNVFHVSMLRRYRSDPSHVLLVESIEDNPELTFNEEPILIQAREVKQLRNKRIPLAKVHWRNHYGKEAMWEREEDMRTQYPHLFRD; encoded by the exons ATGGACTTTATTTCAGGACTTCCTCGCACTCAAAGGAACCATGATGCAATATGGGTGATTGTGGACAGGCTAACAAAGAGTGCTCACTTCTTAGCAATCAGGATGGATTACTCACTTGAGCGTTTAGCCGAAttgtacattaatgagattgtaagaCTACATGGGATATATGTATCTATTGTATCTGATCGAGACCCAAG TTACCAATCGAGTATTGGAATGCCTCCCTATGAAGCCTCATACGGAAGAAAATGCCGGACCCCTCTTTGTTGGAGTGAAGTTGGTGAAAGAAAACTTGTTGGTCCTGAAATTGTGCAACAAACAGAGGACaaggtaaaaattatcaaagaTGGTCTAAAGATTTCTTCGGTTAGACAAAAGTTGTACGCTGATCTTAAAAGGCGTGACATTGAATATCAAGTTGGAGATAAA atacttgaaagggttggaccagttgcatataaattagCTTTGCCACCTGAGTTAGACAAGATCCACAATGTCttccatgtttctatgcttagaAGATATCGTTCTGATCCATCTCATGTTCTTCTTGTCGAATCTATTGAGGATAATCCTGAATTAACGTTTAATGAAGAACCTATTCTAATTCAAGCTCGAGAAGTAAAGCAACTTAGAAACAAGAGAATTCCCTTAGCAAAGGTACATTGGAGGAACCATTATGGAAAAGAAGCTATGtgggaaagagaagaagacatgaGAACCCAGTATCCGCACTTGTTCCGGGACTAG